A region from the uncultured Stenotrophomonas sp. genome encodes:
- the leuS gene encoding leucyl-tRNA synthetase (Evidence 2a : Function of homologous gene experimentally demonstrated in an other organism; PubMedId : 2191293, 3320963; Product type e : enzyme), whose amino-acid sequence MPSVENTAYDPQQVETAAQKYWEATRAFEVDETSDKPKYYCLSMLPYPSGALHMGHVRNYTIGDVISRYKRMTGHNVLQPMGWDAFGLPAENAAIKNNTAPAKWTYANIDHMRSQLKSLGYAIDWSREFATCTPDYYVHEQRMFTRLMRKGLAYRRNAVVNWDPVDQTVLANEQVIDGRGWRSGALVEKREIPQWFLRITDYAQELLDGLDELDGWPDSVKTMQRNWIGRSEGLEIQFDVRDADGAALDPLRVFTTRPDTVMGVSFVSIAGEHPLAQHAAKNNPELAALLAELKQGGVSEAELETQEKRGMDTGLKAIHPVSGEQVPIWVANFVLMGYGTGAVMAVPGHDQRDFEFASKYGLPKKQVIALKTPKNDDERSYDPDRWQDWYGDKTREIELVNSAEFDGLDFQGAFEALAERFERKGQGQRRVNYRLRDWGVSRQRYWGCPIPVIYCGQCGAVPVPEDQLPVLLPEDVQFTGTGSPIKADPEWRKCKCPECGADAERETDTFDTFMESSWYYARYTSPGAREAVDKRGNYWLPVDQYIGGIEHAILHLMYFRFFHKLLRDARMVDSNEPAKNLLCQGMVIAETFYRQNADGSKDWFNPADVDVVRDERGRITGATLRGDGQPVVIGGTEKMSKSKNNGVDPQAMVGKYGADTVRLFSMFAAPPEQSLEWNEAGVDGMARFLRRLWAMVQKHVADGSAPELDVAALDAGQKAIRRKTHETIGKVGDDYGRRHAFNTAIAAVMELLNALAKFDDASEQGRAVRQEALQATVLLLNPITPHACHAMWQLLGHGETLLEDQPFPQVDESALVRDALTLAVQVNGKLRGTIEVAADAAREQIEALAQAEPNTAKFLEGLAIRKVIIVPGKIVNIVAG is encoded by the coding sequence ATGCCCAGCGTCGAGAACACCGCCTACGACCCCCAGCAGGTCGAAACCGCAGCCCAGAAGTATTGGGAGGCCACCCGTGCCTTCGAGGTCGACGAGACTTCGGACAAGCCCAAGTACTACTGCCTGTCGATGCTGCCGTACCCGTCCGGGGCGCTGCACATGGGCCACGTGCGCAACTACACCATCGGCGACGTCATCAGCCGCTACAAGCGCATGACCGGCCACAACGTGTTGCAGCCGATGGGTTGGGACGCCTTCGGCCTGCCGGCCGAGAACGCGGCGATCAAGAACAACACCGCGCCGGCCAAGTGGACCTACGCCAACATCGACCACATGCGCAGCCAGCTCAAGTCGCTGGGCTACGCCATCGACTGGTCGCGCGAATTCGCCACCTGCACGCCCGACTACTACGTCCACGAGCAGCGCATGTTCACCCGGCTGATGCGCAAGGGCCTGGCCTACCGTCGCAACGCGGTGGTGAACTGGGACCCGGTGGACCAGACCGTGCTGGCCAACGAACAGGTCATCGACGGCCGCGGCTGGCGCTCCGGCGCGCTGGTGGAGAAGCGCGAGATCCCGCAGTGGTTCCTGCGCATCACCGATTACGCCCAGGAACTGCTGGACGGGCTGGACGAACTGGATGGCTGGCCGGATTCGGTCAAGACCATGCAGCGCAACTGGATCGGACGCTCCGAGGGCCTGGAAATCCAGTTCGACGTGCGTGATGCCGATGGTGCCGCGCTGGACCCGCTGCGCGTGTTCACCACCCGCCCGGACACGGTGATGGGCGTGAGCTTCGTCTCCATCGCCGGCGAACACCCGCTGGCGCAGCATGCGGCGAAGAACAACCCGGAACTGGCCGCGCTGCTGGCCGAGTTGAAGCAGGGCGGCGTGTCCGAGGCCGAGCTGGAGACGCAGGAAAAGCGCGGCATGGACACCGGCCTGAAGGCCATCCATCCGGTCAGCGGCGAGCAGGTGCCGATCTGGGTCGCCAACTTCGTGCTGATGGGCTACGGCACCGGCGCGGTGATGGCCGTGCCTGGCCACGACCAGCGCGATTTCGAGTTCGCCAGCAAATACGGCCTGCCGAAGAAGCAGGTCATCGCGCTGAAAACCCCGAAGAACGACGACGAGCGCAGCTATGACCCGGACCGCTGGCAGGACTGGTACGGTGACAAGACCCGCGAGATCGAGCTGGTCAACTCGGCCGAGTTCGACGGGCTGGATTTCCAGGGCGCCTTCGAGGCACTGGCCGAGCGCTTCGAGCGCAAGGGCCAGGGCCAGCGCCGGGTGAACTACCGCCTGCGCGACTGGGGCGTGAGCCGCCAGCGCTACTGGGGTTGCCCGATCCCGGTGATCTACTGCGGCCAGTGCGGCGCGGTGCCGGTGCCGGAAGACCAGTTGCCGGTGCTGCTGCCGGAGGACGTGCAGTTCACCGGTACCGGTTCGCCGATCAAGGCCGACCCGGAATGGCGCAAGTGCAAGTGTCCCGAATGCGGCGCCGATGCCGAGCGCGAGACCGACACCTTCGACACCTTCATGGAGTCGAGCTGGTACTACGCCCGCTACACCTCGCCGGGTGCGCGCGAGGCGGTGGACAAGCGCGGCAACTACTGGCTGCCGGTGGACCAGTACATCGGCGGCATCGAGCACGCCATCCTGCACCTGATGTACTTCCGCTTCTTCCACAAGCTGCTGCGCGACGCGCGCATGGTGGACAGCAACGAGCCGGCGAAGAACCTGCTGTGCCAGGGCATGGTGATCGCCGAGACCTTCTACCGCCAGAACGCCGATGGCTCCAAGGACTGGTTCAACCCGGCCGATGTGGACGTGGTGCGCGACGAGCGCGGCCGCATTACCGGCGCCACCCTGCGCGGCGACGGGCAGCCGGTGGTGATCGGCGGCACCGAGAAGATGTCCAAGTCCAAGAACAACGGCGTCGATCCGCAGGCGATGGTGGGCAAGTACGGTGCCGACACCGTGCGCCTGTTCTCGATGTTCGCCGCGCCGCCGGAACAGTCGCTGGAGTGGAACGAGGCCGGCGTCGACGGCATGGCGCGCTTCCTGCGCCGGCTGTGGGCGATGGTGCAGAAGCATGTCGCCGACGGCAGCGCGCCGGAACTGGACGTCGCGGCACTGGACGCCGGACAGAAGGCCATCCGCCGCAAGACCCACGAGACGATCGGCAAGGTGGGGGACGACTACGGCCGCCGCCATGCCTTCAACACCGCCATCGCCGCGGTGATGGAGCTGCTCAATGCCCTGGCCAAGTTCGACGATGCCAGCGAGCAGGGCCGTGCGGTGCGCCAGGAGGCGCTGCAGGCCACCGTGCTGTTGTTGAACCCGATCACCCCGCATGCCTGCCACGCGATGTGGCAGTTGCTGGGCCACGGCGAGACACTGCTGGAAGACCAGCCGTTCCCGCAGGTGGACGAATCGGCGCTGGTGCGCGACGCGCTGACGCTGGCCGTGCAGGTCAACGGCAAGCTACGTGGCACGATCGAGGTCGCCGCCGACGCGGCGCGCGAGCAGATCGAGGCACTGGCCCAGGCCGAGCCGAACACGGCCAAGTTCCTCGAAGGGTTGGCCATCCGCAAGGTCATCATCGTGCCGGGCAAGATCGTCAACATCGTGGCGGGGTGA
- the rlpB gene encoding Rare lipoprotein B, which translates to MRNDAGRFLLPLPAGSARLASMTRYLIALFLAAGLAGCGFHLRNKLTLPDDVPAVKVESSVRYSELVKLLNRGLRTSGAVVVEADEALPGDGAATDVARLKIRSERWGDLPIAIDARGRAQEYSLRYAVIFTFLRPDGSVLVPEQAIEMSRDYVSQPTDATGTTTEREILADELRREMSASILRRIDSVARAEVQQGRSLDGAGTDADDDDAGGNDVDGNDAD; encoded by the coding sequence ATGCGCAATGATGCCGGCCGATTCCTGTTGCCGCTCCCGGCCGGCTCCGCCAGACTTGCATCCATGACCCGATACCTGATTGCCCTGTTCCTTGCCGCCGGCCTGGCCGGCTGCGGCTTCCACCTGCGCAACAAGCTCACGTTGCCCGACGACGTGCCTGCGGTCAAAGTGGAATCCTCGGTGCGCTACAGCGAGCTGGTGAAGCTGCTCAACCGCGGATTGCGGACCTCGGGTGCCGTGGTCGTCGAGGCGGACGAGGCGCTGCCGGGCGATGGCGCCGCGACGGACGTGGCCAGGCTGAAGATCCGCTCCGAGCGCTGGGGCGACCTGCCGATCGCCATCGACGCGCGTGGCCGCGCCCAGGAATACAGCCTGCGCTATGCGGTGATCTTCACCTTCCTGCGTCCGGACGGCAGCGTGCTGGTGCCGGAGCAGGCCATCGAGATGTCGCGAGATTACGTCTCGCAGCCGACCGACGCCACCGGCACCACCACCGAGCGCGAAATCCTCGCCGACGAGCTGCGCCGCGAAATGTCGGCCTCGATCCTGCGCCGCATCGACAGCGTGGCCCGCGCCGAAGTCCAGCAGGGGCGTTCGCTGGATGGCGCCGGTACGGATGCGGATGACGACGATGCCGGCGGCAACGATGTCGATGGCAACGATGCGGACTGA
- a CDS encoding DNA polymerase III, delta subunit (fragment) — MELRPEQLATQAASQPLAPVYLIAGPELLRVIEAADAVRARARTEGIGEREVFDADGRDFDWGQLSSSFNAPSLFSSRRLIELRLPGGKPGKEGAEVIGDFCAQPPADVVLLITAGEWSKSHHGKWADAVNRAGVLSVAWAIKPHELGDWIERRLRGKGVRAEPAAVQRLSERVEGNLLAAAQEIDKLALLANGEVLDVAKMEELVANAARYDVFRLVEAAFSGQPQPSRLRASRMAACTRSCACWPACAVKARRWPR, encoded by the coding sequence ATGGAGCTGCGTCCGGAACAGCTTGCCACCCAGGCCGCTTCGCAACCGCTGGCGCCGGTCTACCTGATCGCCGGACCGGAACTGCTGCGGGTCATCGAGGCGGCCGACGCGGTGCGTGCCAGGGCGCGTACCGAAGGCATTGGCGAGCGCGAGGTGTTCGACGCCGATGGCCGCGATTTCGACTGGGGGCAGTTGTCCTCCAGCTTCAACGCGCCGAGTCTGTTCAGCTCGCGCCGGCTGATCGAACTGCGCCTGCCGGGCGGCAAGCCGGGCAAGGAGGGCGCCGAGGTCATCGGCGATTTCTGCGCACAGCCGCCGGCCGACGTGGTGCTGCTGATCACCGCCGGTGAATGGAGCAAGTCGCACCACGGCAAGTGGGCCGATGCGGTCAACCGCGCCGGCGTGCTGTCGGTGGCGTGGGCGATCAAGCCGCATGAACTGGGCGACTGGATCGAGCGCCGCCTGCGCGGCAAGGGCGTGCGCGCCGAGCCGGCGGCGGTGCAGCGGCTGAGCGAGCGGGTCGAAGGCAACCTGCTGGCCGCCGCGCAGGAGATCGACAAACTGGCATTGCTCGCCAATGGCGAGGTGCTGGATGTGGCGAAGATGGAGGAACTGGTCGCCAACGCCGCGCGCTACGACGTGTTCCGGCTGGTCGAGGCCGCGTTCTCCGGGCAGCCGCAGCCGTCGCGGCTGCGCGCTTCGCGTATGGCGGCATGCACGCGGTCGTGCGCATGCTGGCCGGCCTGCGCGGTGAAGGCGAGGCGGTGGCCGCGCTGA
- a CDS encoding DNA polymerase III delta subunit (fragment), which translates to MHAVVRMLAGLRGEGEAVAALTPILIRELLLTAGLARVQATGGNLGAEMKARGIWESRQAPFKRALQRHPAPQRWERFAAEASQVDRMAKGRAAGDPWLALERLLLALAEAQAVRLLARGTR; encoded by the coding sequence ATGCACGCGGTCGTGCGCATGCTGGCCGGCCTGCGCGGTGAAGGCGAGGCGGTGGCCGCGCTGACCCCGATCCTGATCCGCGAACTGCTGCTGACCGCCGGGCTGGCAAGGGTGCAGGCCACCGGCGGCAACCTCGGCGCGGAAATGAAGGCGCGCGGCATCTGGGAATCGCGGCAGGCGCCGTTCAAGCGCGCCTTGCAGCGGCATCCGGCGCCACAGCGCTGGGAGCGTTTCGCCGCCGAGGCCTCGCAGGTGGACCGCATGGCCAAGGGCCGCGCCGCCGGTGACCCGTGGCTGGCGCTGGAGCGCCTGCTGCTGGCACTGGCGGAGGCGCAGGCGGTGCGCCTGCTGGCGCGCGGCACCCGCTGA
- the nadD gene encoding nicotinic acid mononucleotide adenylyltransferase, NAD(P)-dependent (Evidence 2a : Function of homologous gene experimentally demonstrated in an other organism; PubMedId : 10493123, 11796112, 13717628, 10894752; Product type e : enzyme) has product MAAGSTPGPALLLFYGGTFDPIHNGHLAIARHARDELAVPVRLMPAADPPHRPPPGADAAQRTRMLALAIADEPGLQVDTRELQRAARQPGVPSWSVDTLREIRAETGAAQPVALLMGADSLLGLPTWHEWEHLLDLAHIVVADRPGSVLETAMPEVLEKRLRNAWANTPACLHEQVAGRVWRLRQPLQAESATAVRRLIASGGDWQQLLPAAVAGYIAAHGLYGCGTTT; this is encoded by the coding sequence GTGGCTGCCGGTTCCACTCCCGGGCCGGCGCTGCTGCTGTTCTACGGCGGCACGTTCGACCCCATCCACAACGGCCACCTCGCCATCGCCCGCCATGCGCGTGACGAACTGGCGGTGCCGGTACGGCTGATGCCCGCCGCCGATCCGCCGCACCGCCCGCCACCCGGCGCCGATGCCGCGCAGCGCACGCGCATGCTGGCACTGGCGATCGCGGACGAGCCGGGTCTGCAGGTCGATACCCGCGAATTGCAACGTGCCGCGCGCCAGCCGGGCGTGCCGTCGTGGAGCGTGGACACGCTGCGCGAAATCCGCGCCGAAACCGGCGCGGCGCAGCCGGTCGCCCTGCTGATGGGTGCCGACAGCCTGCTCGGCCTGCCGACCTGGCACGAATGGGAACATCTGCTCGACCTGGCCCACATCGTGGTGGCTGATCGCCCCGGCAGCGTGCTGGAAACGGCGATGCCGGAGGTGCTCGAAAAGCGCCTGCGCAATGCCTGGGCCAATACCCCGGCCTGCCTGCATGAACAGGTCGCCGGCCGGGTCTGGCGCCTGCGGCAGCCATTGCAGGCCGAATCGGCCACCGCCGTGCGCCGGCTGATCGCCAGCGGTGGTGACTGGCAGCAACTGCTGCCGGCGGCGGTGGCCGGGTACATCGCCGCCCACGGCCTGTATGGCTGCGGCACCACGACGTGA
- a CDS encoding conserved hypothetical protein (Evidence 4 : Homologs of previously reported genes of unknown function), whose amino-acid sequence MTTEAQVIKTQLPNPPPSVPALLASVNAALEELKAKDAVQIDVRGKSSVADYMVIASGTSTRHVKSIGDEVVRFAKDLGVMPLGVEGEREAEWVLVDLGDVIVHVMLPRVREFYALERLWTVGDQAPVDDDGVQDAG is encoded by the coding sequence TTGACCACCGAAGCCCAAGTCATCAAGACCCAGTTGCCCAACCCACCGCCGTCCGTGCCGGCCCTGCTGGCTTCCGTCAACGCGGCGCTGGAGGAGCTCAAGGCCAAGGACGCGGTGCAGATCGACGTGCGCGGCAAATCCAGCGTCGCCGACTACATGGTCATCGCCTCGGGCACCTCGACCCGCCACGTCAAGTCCATTGGCGATGAAGTGGTGCGCTTCGCCAAGGACCTGGGCGTGATGCCGCTGGGCGTGGAAGGCGAGCGCGAGGCCGAGTGGGTGCTGGTGGACCTGGGCGACGTCATCGTCCACGTCATGCTGCCGCGGGTGCGCGAGTTCTATGCGCTCGAACGGCTGTGGACCGTGGGCGACCAGGCCCCGGTCGACGACGACGGCGTGCAGGACGCCGGCTGA
- the ybeA gene encoding conserved hypothetical protein (Evidence 4 : Homologs of previously reported genes of unknown function), translated as MKARLIATGERAPPWVAQGFAEYQKRLSHWLPLELVEIEPGLRGKGRDPKRAIEDEGRRVLAALPKNPYVVALDVPGRPLSSEQLAQRLEHWRAQGRDLAFLIGGPEGHSPEVSATADEKWSLGPLTLPHMLVRLVVAEQLYRAAAMLANHPYHRA; from the coding sequence ATGAAAGCCCGCCTGATCGCCACCGGTGAACGTGCCCCGCCGTGGGTGGCGCAGGGTTTCGCCGAATACCAGAAGCGGTTGTCGCACTGGCTGCCGCTGGAACTGGTGGAAATCGAGCCGGGCCTGCGCGGCAAGGGTCGCGACCCGAAGCGCGCGATCGAGGACGAAGGCCGGCGCGTGCTGGCGGCGCTGCCGAAGAATCCGTACGTGGTGGCGCTGGACGTGCCCGGCCGCCCGCTGAGCTCCGAACAGCTGGCGCAGCGGCTGGAGCACTGGCGTGCGCAGGGCCGCGACCTCGCGTTCCTGATCGGCGGCCCGGAAGGGCACTCGCCGGAGGTGTCGGCCACCGCCGACGAGAAGTGGTCGCTGGGCCCGTTGACCCTGCCGCACATGCTGGTGCGGCTGGTGGTGGCCGAGCAGCTGTACCGTGCCGCGGCGATGTTGGCCAACCACCCCTACCATCGCGCGTGA
- the spaA gene encoding Cell surface antigen I/II — translation MVRTQSGTSPIRFDTSRILAYSTAIALHALALGLLLVPLSQTPIRSDTAREPRWQVPELKPVTPPPLPPTVPVARTTPPPRQPALPAPVETAPVPVFATEAMMNLPVDVAPVVDTPLAIGSDGPATPLQGVQLRYLRAPAPAYPRDALLAGVQGTVILRVLVGEDGAPLEVGIEHSSGNRSLDNAARTQVLRRWKFQPAIDNGRPVQAYGLVPVDFKLG, via the coding sequence ATGGTCCGCACGCAATCCGGCACGTCCCCGATCCGTTTCGATACCTCGCGCATCCTCGCCTACAGCACAGCCATCGCCCTGCACGCGCTGGCGCTGGGCCTGTTGCTGGTTCCCCTGTCGCAAACGCCGATTCGCAGCGACACGGCACGCGAACCCCGCTGGCAGGTACCGGAGCTGAAACCGGTGACGCCACCGCCGCTGCCACCCACGGTACCGGTCGCCCGTACCACGCCTCCGCCACGCCAGCCGGCCCTGCCCGCACCGGTGGAAACCGCACCGGTGCCGGTATTCGCCACCGAGGCGATGATGAACCTGCCGGTCGATGTCGCCCCCGTCGTCGATACCCCGCTTGCCATCGGCAGCGACGGCCCAGCCACGCCGCTGCAGGGCGTGCAGCTGCGTTACCTGCGCGCGCCGGCGCCGGCCTACCCGCGTGACGCGCTGCTGGCCGGCGTCCAGGGCACGGTGATCCTGCGCGTACTGGTCGGCGAGGACGGTGCGCCGTTGGAAGTGGGCATCGAGCACAGCAGCGGCAACCGCAGCCTGGACAATGCCGCCCGCACACAGGTGCTGCGCCGCTGGAAGTTCCAGCCGGCCATCGACAACGGCCGGCCGGTACAGGCCTATGGCCTGGTCCCGGTCGATTTCAAGCTGGGTTGA
- a CDS encoding conserved exported hypothetical protein (Evidence 4 : Homologs of previously reported genes of unknown function), with protein sequence MRHTTLAPLLLALSFALGAPMTSHAQNIPTAVASDATLLNISAQAEATRVPDVAMLSAGVVTQAADGNSAMRENAVQMDKVMAAIKAAGIAERDIRTSGINLGPQYRYADNEAPKIIGYQASNTVSLKVRDITKLGRVLDSLAAQGANQINGPSFEIDQPEPVYDEARVAALKKAQARAETYAKSLGLRVRRIVSISEGSSGGFRPVPMMAMARSAKAEMDTAVSPGETTLSVNLDVVFELGR encoded by the coding sequence ATGCGCCACACCACCCTCGCCCCGCTGCTGCTCGCCCTGTCCTTCGCGTTGGGAGCCCCGATGACCAGCCACGCCCAGAACATTCCCACCGCCGTTGCCAGCGACGCCACCCTGCTCAACATCTCCGCGCAGGCCGAGGCCACGCGGGTGCCCGACGTGGCCATGCTGTCGGCCGGCGTGGTCACCCAGGCCGCCGACGGCAACAGCGCCATGCGCGAGAACGCGGTGCAGATGGACAAGGTGATGGCCGCGATCAAGGCCGCCGGCATCGCCGAGCGCGACATCCGCACCAGCGGCATCAACCTCGGTCCGCAGTACCGCTACGCCGACAACGAGGCGCCGAAGATCATCGGCTACCAGGCCAGCAACACGGTCAGCCTCAAGGTCCGCGACATCACCAAGCTGGGCCGCGTGCTGGACAGCCTGGCCGCGCAGGGCGCCAACCAGATCAACGGCCCGTCCTTCGAGATCGACCAGCCCGAGCCGGTCTACGACGAGGCCCGCGTGGCGGCGCTGAAGAAAGCCCAGGCCCGCGCCGAGACCTACGCCAAGTCGCTGGGCCTGCGCGTGCGCCGCATCGTCAGCATTTCCGAAGGCAGCAGCGGCGGCTTCCGCCCGGTGCCGATGATGGCGATGGCGCGCTCGGCCAAGGCCGAGATGGACACGGCGGTGTCGCCGGGCGAAACCACGCTGTCGGTCAACCTCGACGTGGTGTTCGAATTGGGTCGCTGA
- the yhdE gene encoding putative septum formation protein (Evidence 3 : Function proposed based on presence of conserved amino acid motif, structural feature or limited homology; PubMedId : 10841541; Product type pf : putative factor), with protein MLYLASRSPRRNELLARLDVPFRALDLDVPEVRAAAEPPAAYVRRVARDKARAGFALVAGEPHAVVLGSDTEVVLGERVYGKPADAADAAAMLRTLAGRTHRVITVVALVAHGREDEVVVESEVTFAAMDEAEIAAYVASGEPMGKAGGYAIQGGAERWISHLAGSYSGVMGLPLQQTAALLREFGFPKD; from the coding sequence ATGCTCTACCTTGCCTCCCGCTCCCCCCGCCGCAACGAACTGCTCGCGCGCCTGGACGTTCCGTTCCGTGCGCTGGACCTGGATGTGCCGGAAGTCCGTGCCGCCGCCGAGCCTCCCGCAGCCTACGTGCGCCGGGTGGCACGGGACAAGGCGCGGGCCGGCTTCGCATTGGTGGCCGGCGAGCCGCACGCCGTGGTGCTGGGCTCGGACACCGAGGTGGTGCTGGGCGAGCGCGTCTACGGCAAGCCGGCCGATGCCGCCGACGCGGCGGCGATGCTGCGTACGCTGGCCGGGCGCACGCACCGGGTCATCACCGTGGTGGCGCTGGTGGCGCACGGACGCGAGGACGAGGTGGTGGTCGAGTCGGAGGTGACGTTCGCGGCGATGGACGAGGCCGAAATTGCCGCCTACGTCGCCAGTGGCGAGCCGATGGGCAAGGCCGGCGGCTACGCGATACAAGGCGGCGCCGAACGCTGGATCAGCCACTTGGCGGGCAGCTATTCGGGCGTGATGGGGCTGCCGTTGCAGCAGACCGCGGCGCTGCTGCGCGAATTTGGTTTTCCCAAGGATTGA
- the rng gene encoding ribonuclease G (Evidence 2a : Function of homologous gene experimentally demonstrated in an other organism; PubMedId : 10329633, 10362534, 14622423, 14763991, 1937035, 21275452, 8300545; Product type e : enzyme): protein MSEEILVNVTPRETRVAVIENGMLQELHIERGWRRGVVGNIYKGRVQRVMPGMQAAFVEVGLERAAFLHANDVVRPAPVAADTEETAPSLPLPASVPIVELLRDGQDVVVQVVKDPIGSKGARLTTQISIPSRYLVLLPQSKMVGVSARIEDEEERARLKALVTEISAQHGGYGYIVRTNAEGQPAEALAEDISYLSRVWAVVERRGREAPPRSIIYEDLSLPLRSVRDLIRKDVEKVKVDSKETFGQLQAFVAKYMPVLGEKLELYTGDRPIFDLYGVEDEIVRALNKQVPLKSGGYLVIDQTEAMTTIDVNTGSFLGQRNLEETVFRTNLEAAQAVARQLRLRNLGGIIIIDFIDMTDPEHRRQVLRTLEKSLARDHAKTTVYDFSPLGLVEMTRKRTVESLERQLSEPCPECSGRGSIKTAETVTYEIFREITRAVRQFDAARLLVIASAKVVARITEEESTAVAELEEFLGKSIRFQADDQYLQEQYDVVLL from the coding sequence ATGTCCGAAGAAATACTGGTGAACGTGACCCCGCGCGAAACCCGCGTGGCGGTGATCGAAAACGGCATGTTGCAGGAGTTGCACATCGAGCGCGGCTGGCGCCGTGGCGTGGTCGGCAACATCTACAAGGGCCGGGTGCAGCGGGTGATGCCGGGCATGCAGGCGGCGTTCGTCGAGGTCGGGCTGGAGCGCGCCGCGTTCCTGCATGCCAACGACGTGGTGCGGCCGGCACCGGTGGCCGCCGATACGGAAGAGACCGCGCCGAGCCTGCCGCTGCCGGCGTCGGTGCCGATCGTCGAGCTGCTGCGCGATGGGCAGGACGTGGTGGTGCAGGTGGTCAAGGACCCGATCGGCAGCAAGGGCGCGCGCCTGACCACGCAGATCAGCATTCCCTCGCGCTACCTGGTGCTGCTGCCGCAGTCGAAGATGGTGGGGGTGTCGGCGCGGATCGAGGACGAGGAGGAGCGCGCCCGGCTCAAGGCGCTCGTGACGGAAATCTCGGCGCAGCACGGCGGCTACGGCTACATCGTGCGTACCAACGCCGAAGGGCAGCCGGCCGAGGCGCTGGCCGAGGACATCTCCTATCTGTCGCGGGTGTGGGCGGTGGTGGAACGCCGCGGCCGCGAGGCGCCGCCGCGCAGCATCATCTACGAGGACCTGAGCCTGCCGCTGCGCTCGGTGCGCGACCTGATCCGCAAGGATGTGGAGAAGGTGAAGGTGGACTCGAAGGAAACCTTCGGCCAGTTGCAGGCTTTCGTCGCCAAGTACATGCCGGTGCTGGGCGAGAAGCTGGAGCTGTATACCGGCGACCGCCCGATCTTCGACCTGTACGGCGTCGAGGACGAGATTGTCCGCGCCCTGAACAAGCAGGTACCGCTGAAGTCCGGCGGCTACCTGGTCATCGACCAGACCGAGGCGATGACCACCATCGACGTCAACACCGGCTCTTTCCTCGGCCAGCGCAACCTCGAGGAAACCGTGTTCCGCACCAACCTGGAGGCGGCGCAGGCGGTGGCGCGGCAACTGCGGCTGCGCAACCTTGGCGGCATCATCATCATCGACTTCATCGACATGACCGATCCGGAGCACCGCCGGCAGGTGCTGCGCACGCTGGAAAAATCGCTGGCGCGCGACCATGCCAAGACCACGGTGTACGACTTCTCGCCGCTGGGGCTGGTGGAAATGACCCGCAAGCGCACGGTGGAGAGCTTGGAACGGCAACTGTCCGAGCCCTGTCCGGAATGCAGCGGCCGCGGCAGCATCAAGACCGCCGAGACGGTGACCTACGAGATCTTCCGCGAGATCACCCGCGCGGTGCGCCAGTTCGACGCCGCGCGGCTGCTGGTGATCGCCTCGGCCAAGGTGGTGGCACGCATCACCGAGGAGGAGTCCACCGCGGTGGCCGAACTGGAGGAGTTCCTCGGCAAGAGCATCCGCTTCCAGGCCGACGACCAGTACCTGCAGGAGCAGTACGACGTGGTGCTGCTGTGA